The DNA segment CTTTGTGTTGCTTGGATAAATCTACAGGGACATTGGAGTTTGCCGGTGCCTACAATGGATTGTACTTGATCAGAAAAGGAGAATTGTTAGAATTTAAAGCGGACAATATTCCTATTGGTAGGTTTATTGGTGAAGCTTATAAAACATTCACCAACCATGAAATAATCACTCAACCGGATGATGTTATCTATCTCTTCTCGGATGGATTTGCTGATCAGTTTGGAGGGCCGGAAGGAAAGAAAATTAAGAAAAGCAATTTTAAAAGGCTATTACTTGAAATATGGAGCCTTCCCATGGAAGAACAAAGAGAAAAACTTTATAACTTCTTTAAATCCTGGCAAGGTGAATTAGAACAAGTAGATGACGTATTAGTTATCGGTGTTCGGATAAAAAATTTTTAAATAATAAATCCATCAATTAAAAAAATCAGTAAAATTGAATTCAAATAGTAAATCCTTGAAACTTCCTTCTCTCTTTTTGGTTTTTATCCTTACCATTAGCTTGGTTCAGATTTCTCTTGGACAAGAAAGCTTTGAGAAAGTCTTCAATTCAGGTTTAACCAATGCACAAACCGGAAAATATGAATCAGCTATTTTAGATTTTACAAAGGCAATTAAACTAAAAGAAAACGATGCGAAATCATATTATTACCGCGGTTTAGCCTATTATGCCACCAAACGAAGTATTGACGCTATTGCTGATTTTAGTAAAGCCATTTTAATAGATCCAAATTTTAATGAAGCTTACAAATACCGAGGTATTTTGTATAATAATGAACAGAATTATAAAAAAGCTTTAGAAGATTTAACCATTGCTGAAAAAATGTTCCCTAACGACAGAGAAGCTCATCTCAATCGGGGAATAGCTTTACACAATTTGGGCGATCAATTTGCCGCGATAGTGGAATTTGAATTAGCTATCAAGTTAAACCCGAATGAAGAAAAAGTTTATTTGTTCAGAGGAATGGCTCAAATGAAATTAGAAAAGTTCATGGAAGCTGTTTCTGACTTTGATAAAACCTTGTCCATAAACCCTAACAATGTAGACGCTTTATTAAACAGAGGTATTTGTAACAATATGCTTAAAAGGCCGGAATTTGCTATATCCGATTACACCAAAGCACTGACAATCCGTCCTGATGATCCGGATATATATTACAATAGAGGAATTGCATATGATGCAATGGATAACTCACAAAAAGCCATTCAAG comes from the Bacteroidia bacterium genome and includes:
- a CDS encoding tetratricopeptide repeat protein — its product is MNSNSKSLKLPSLFLVFILTISLVQISLGQESFEKVFNSGLTNAQTGKYESAILDFTKAIKLKENDAKSYYYRGLAYYATKRSIDAIADFSKAILIDPNFNEAYKYRGILYNNEQNYKKALEDLTIAEKMFPNDREAHLNRGIALHNLGDQFAAIVEFELAIKLNPNEEKVYLFRGMAQMKLEKFMEAVSDFDKTLSINPNNVDALLNRGICNNMLKRPEFAISDYTKALTIRPDDPDIYYNRGIAYDAMDNSQKAIQDYSKAIELNPMDADSYLNRGISKVAAGNPDDGCEDILKASDLGLENAVIARNKFCKK